The Sphingobacterium bambusae genome includes a window with the following:
- a CDS encoding bifunctional aldolase/short-chain dehydrogenase, translating into MKEYKHVNYLWDDAKAKSLEGDEVALLLYRSNLLGSDLRITNYGGGNTSCKLIDKDPLTGEEVEVMWIKGSGGDIGTLKKSGLAALYVERLRNLEKVYRGIEHEDEMVELFNHCIFDLASKAPSIDTPLHGFLPFAHIDHLHPDAAIAIAAAKDGKKITQELFNGQIGWVEWQKPGFDLGLQLRACLEENPGIRGIMLGSHGLFTWGDTAYESYVNSLDVIEACAEYLEQNYGKSRPVFGGQKVESLPAEERKEQAAKLAPILRGFCSSERHMIGHFTDDEKVLEYINSNDLERLAPLGTSCPDHFLRTKIQPLVLNLDKAADLSDVEAVKAQLAPLFEDYRAMYTEYYETCKHENSPAIRDRNPVIILYPGVGMFAFAKDKQTTRVAAEFYINAINVMKGSEAVSEYTSLPRQEAFNIEYWLLEEAKLQRMPKPKPLSGKIALVTGSAGGIGKAIAKRFANEGAVVVLNDMNAERLAGAEQEFIDVFGKDAVTTAELDVTNQEQIEEALKKAALAFGGVDIIVNNAGLSISKTIEDHTQKDWDLLYNVLVKGQFLVTQAATKVLKAQAVGGDVVNIVSKNALVSGPNNAGYGSAKAAQLHLSRLNAAELGAAGVRVNVVNPDAVISDSNIWAGGWAEGRAKAYGITVAELPAYYAKRTLLNQIILPDDIANACFTFVGGNLSKSTGNVLNVDGGVAMAFVR; encoded by the coding sequence GTGAAAGAATATAAACACGTAAACTACTTGTGGGATGATGCCAAAGCGAAATCTCTTGAAGGAGATGAAGTTGCTTTATTGTTATATCGTTCCAATCTATTGGGATCAGACTTAAGAATTACAAATTATGGTGGCGGAAATACGTCCTGTAAGCTAATAGATAAAGACCCTTTGACGGGAGAAGAAGTGGAGGTGATGTGGATCAAAGGATCGGGAGGAGATATCGGTACGTTGAAAAAATCGGGACTGGCAGCATTGTATGTTGAGCGTTTGCGTAATCTCGAGAAAGTCTACCGCGGTATTGAGCACGAAGACGAAATGGTCGAGTTGTTCAACCATTGTATCTTCGATTTGGCGTCGAAGGCGCCATCGATCGACACGCCGCTTCACGGGTTCCTTCCCTTTGCACATATCGATCACCTGCATCCCGATGCTGCTATCGCCATCGCTGCGGCAAAAGATGGTAAGAAGATCACGCAAGAGCTTTTCAATGGGCAAATAGGGTGGGTGGAATGGCAGAAGCCGGGATTTGATCTTGGTCTGCAACTACGCGCTTGCTTGGAGGAAAATCCGGGAATCCGTGGTATTATGCTCGGTTCGCACGGTTTGTTTACCTGGGGAGATACCGCTTATGAAAGCTATGTAAACTCCTTAGATGTTATTGAAGCCTGCGCAGAGTATTTAGAGCAGAACTACGGAAAGAGTAGACCTGTTTTTGGAGGACAAAAGGTGGAAAGCCTACCTGCAGAGGAACGAAAAGAACAGGCTGCAAAATTGGCGCCGATACTACGTGGTTTCTGTTCCAGCGAACGCCACATGATTGGCCATTTCACGGATGATGAGAAGGTATTAGAGTATATCAACTCCAATGATTTGGAACGTCTTGCTCCTTTGGGAACAAGCTGCCCGGATCACTTCTTGCGCACGAAGATTCAACCACTTGTCCTGAACTTGGATAAAGCTGCCGACTTGAGCGATGTGGAAGCTGTAAAAGCGCAGTTAGCGCCATTGTTTGAAGACTACCGGGCGATGTACACCGAGTATTACGAGACATGCAAACATGAGAACAGTCCGGCTATCCGCGATCGTAATCCGGTAATCATCCTGTATCCGGGGGTAGGGATGTTTGCGTTTGCAAAAGATAAGCAGACAACGCGTGTTGCCGCAGAGTTTTATATCAATGCCATCAACGTGATGAAAGGCTCGGAGGCGGTGAGTGAATACACGTCCTTACCTCGCCAGGAAGCATTTAATATTGAATACTGGTTGTTGGAAGAGGCTAAGCTTCAACGTATGCCGAAGCCAAAGCCTTTGTCGGGTAAGATTGCATTGGTGACGGGTAGTGCTGGTGGAATAGGTAAAGCTATTGCCAAGAGATTTGCAAACGAGGGGGCCGTAGTCGTGTTGAACGACATGAATGCCGAGCGTCTTGCAGGCGCTGAGCAGGAATTTATAGACGTGTTTGGCAAGGATGCTGTAACCACAGCAGAGCTGGATGTAACCAATCAAGAACAGATCGAAGAAGCGCTTAAGAAAGCGGCATTGGCCTTTGGAGGCGTAGATATTATTGTTAATAATGCTGGTTTGTCCATCTCCAAAACCATTGAAGATCACACCCAAAAAGACTGGGACTTGTTATATAACGTCTTGGTGAAAGGACAGTTCTTGGTTACGCAGGCTGCCACTAAAGTGTTGAAGGCGCAGGCCGTTGGTGGTGATGTGGTGAATATCGTTAGTAAGAATGCTTTGGTAAGCGGACCTAACAATGCCGGCTATGGTAGTGCTAAAGCGGCACAACTGCACTTAAGCCGCTTGAATGCTGCTGAATTAGGAGCCGCTGGTGTACGTGTCAATGTGGTTAACCCTGATGCGGTGATCTCCGATAGTAATATCTGGGCTGGTGGCTGGGCAGAAGGCCGTGCAAAAGCCTATGGCATAACGGTAGCGGAATTGCCAGCCTATTATGCAAAACGTACACTATTAAATCAGATCATCTTGCCAGATGATATTGCGAATGCTTGCTTTACCTTCGTAGGAGGCAACTTAAGCAAGTCTACCGGAAACGTGTTGAACGTGGACGGTGGTGTCGCCATGGCCTTTGTACGCTAA